A single genomic interval of Shewanella psychropiezotolerans harbors:
- the ppsA gene encoding phosphoenolpyruvate synthase encodes MQQYVLWYQELGMGDVNKVGGKNASLGEMISNLANAGVQVPGGFATTSYAFNEFLEQSGLNQKIYDILDILDVDDVNALATAGAQIRQWVIDTPFHPEFEQAVRDSYDKLSSETKDASFAVRSSATAEDMPDASFAGQQETFLNVKGYDAVLVAMKHVFASLFNDRAISYRVHQGYDHKGVALSAGVQRMVRSDTAASGVMFTMDTESGNNDVVFITSSFGLGEMVVQGAVNPDEFYVHKPILTAGHQAVVRRNIGSKLIQMVYSDDEAHGKQVKIEDVAADKRRQFSINDDEVMELAKQAMVIEKHYGRPMDIEWAKDGNDGKLYIVQARPETVRSREDVQLIERYHLKTKGEVLCEGRAIGHKIGSGVAKVLSSIADMDQIKEGDVLVTDMTDPDWEPIMKRASAIITNRGGRTCHAAIIARELGVPAVVGCGDVTERIKTGQKITVSCSEGDTGFIYEGIQDFEVTSSRVDSMPDLPMKIMMNVGNPDRAFDFARLPNAGVGLARLEFIINRMIGIHPKALLEFNQQDAALQEEINEMIAGYSSPVEFYIARLVEGMATIASAFYPKKVIIRMSDFKSNEYANLVGGDRYEPEEENPMLGFRGASRYISDSFRDCFALECEAIKRVRNEMGLTNVEIMIPFVRTLGEAAQVIELLKEEGLERGKDGLRVIMMCELPSNALLAEQFLEYFDGFSIGSNDLTQLTLGLDRDSGIISHLFDERDEAVKILLAMAIKAAKAKGAYVGICGQGPSDHADFAAWLVEQGIDTVSLNPDTVIDTWLYLGKAQS; translated from the coding sequence CGCACTCGCTACAGCCGGTGCACAGATCAGACAATGGGTGATAGATACCCCATTCCACCCCGAATTTGAGCAGGCCGTAAGAGATTCTTACGACAAGCTTTCCTCTGAAACTAAGGATGCATCTTTTGCGGTTCGCTCATCGGCGACAGCAGAAGATATGCCCGATGCTTCATTTGCCGGTCAGCAAGAAACCTTCCTTAACGTTAAAGGCTATGACGCGGTTCTGGTAGCGATGAAGCATGTATTTGCCTCCTTGTTCAACGATCGCGCTATCTCTTATCGTGTTCACCAAGGTTACGACCATAAAGGTGTCGCCCTGTCAGCCGGTGTGCAGCGCATGGTTCGCTCTGACACCGCCGCTTCTGGTGTTATGTTCACCATGGACACCGAGTCAGGCAATAATGATGTGGTATTTATTACCTCTTCATTCGGCCTGGGTGAAATGGTTGTTCAAGGTGCGGTTAACCCGGATGAGTTTTATGTCCATAAGCCCATTTTAACGGCCGGTCATCAAGCCGTTGTTCGCCGCAATATCGGTAGCAAGCTCATTCAGATGGTGTATTCCGATGATGAGGCCCATGGCAAGCAAGTCAAGATTGAAGACGTTGCCGCCGATAAGCGTCGTCAGTTCTCTATCAATGACGATGAAGTCATGGAACTGGCTAAACAGGCCATGGTCATCGAAAAGCACTACGGACGTCCAATGGACATCGAGTGGGCTAAAGATGGCAATGATGGCAAGCTTTACATCGTTCAGGCTCGCCCTGAGACTGTGCGTTCTCGTGAAGATGTGCAGTTGATTGAGCGCTATCATCTTAAGACTAAGGGTGAGGTACTCTGTGAAGGCCGCGCCATCGGTCATAAGATAGGCAGTGGTGTGGCTAAGGTTCTGTCTTCAATCGCAGACATGGATCAGATTAAAGAAGGTGATGTACTGGTTACTGATATGACGGATCCCGATTGGGAACCTATCATGAAGCGCGCCAGTGCCATTATCACTAACCGTGGTGGTCGTACGTGCCACGCGGCGATCATAGCCCGTGAATTAGGCGTGCCTGCTGTCGTAGGTTGTGGTGACGTGACTGAGCGTATTAAGACCGGTCAAAAAATCACAGTTTCTTGTTCTGAAGGAGATACTGGCTTTATCTATGAAGGTATCCAGGACTTCGAAGTCACTTCATCTCGTGTAGATTCTATGCCTGATCTTCCAATGAAGATCATGATGAACGTGGGTAACCCGGACAGAGCGTTCGACTTTGCCCGTCTTCCTAATGCCGGCGTTGGTCTTGCACGTCTTGAGTTCATCATCAACCGCATGATAGGTATTCATCCTAAGGCGCTACTCGAGTTTAACCAGCAAGATGCTGCGCTTCAGGAAGAGATCAACGAGATGATAGCGGGTTATTCATCGCCGGTTGAGTTCTATATTGCGCGTCTGGTTGAAGGCATGGCGACTATCGCATCGGCTTTCTATCCGAAGAAAGTGATTATTCGTATGTCTGACTTTAAGTCGAACGAGTACGCTAACTTGGTCGGTGGTGATAGATACGAGCCTGAAGAAGAGAACCCTATGTTAGGTTTCCGTGGCGCTAGTCGCTACATCTCTGATTCTTTCCGTGACTGTTTCGCACTCGAGTGTGAGGCTATCAAGCGTGTGCGTAATGAAATGGGTCTGACTAACGTCGAGATCATGATCCCATTCGTTCGTACTTTAGGTGAAGCGGCTCAGGTGATTGAACTGCTTAAAGAGGAAGGTCTGGAGCGCGGTAAAGATGGTCTTCGCGTCATCATGATGTGTGAACTGCCTTCTAATGCACTGCTTGCCGAGCAGTTCCTCGAGTACTTCGACGGTTTCTCTATCGGTTCTAACGATTTGACTCAGTTGACGCTAGGTCTGGATCGCGACTCAGGTATCATCAGTCATCTGTTTGATGAGCGTGACGAAGCTGTTAAAATCCTGCTGGCTATGGCCATTAAAGCCGCTAAGGCTAAGGGTGCTTATGTCGGGATTTGTGGTCAAGGACCTTCAGATCATGCCGATTTTGCTGCCTGGTTAGTCGAGCAAGGCATCGATACTGTTTCACTGAACCCCGACACTGTGATCGATACCTGGCTGTATTTGGGTAAAGCACAGAGTTAA